One Pseudomonas sp. C27(2019) DNA window includes the following coding sequences:
- the bcsB gene encoding cellulose biosynthesis cyclic di-GMP-binding regulatory protein BcsB — MLKPLLYKLHVSLVGVLFCFLYNAVHAQTLDESSRQIESIESAVMLGNSIAEAPVLAPLRSDTYALTQLAQGDSYKLLGIDNTQQLEFTVRRDQLITDAELELVFTPSPALLPRLSHLRVYLNEEMMGVIHIEAADTGQQVRKTIKLDPRMMITFNRIRLEFVGHYTEICEDLAHSSLWLDISKKTQIRINQQALAITNDLSFFPEPFFDAGDMQAQELPFVFAGAPSNQQMQAGTILSSYFGTQAQWRDISFPVHYSTLPEQHAIVFATNVQRPEFLKDYPQVSGPVVDLISLPDNPYYKMLLVLGRDDDDLITAASALAIGNPLFRGQSVSINEVQSITPRQPYDAPNWVSTERPVFFSELVSYPGQLEVSGLIPRPIALNLNLPPDLFIWRNSGIPTSVIYRYTPPSKTDDSRLNLSINDNFIHSYSLRPSDEQGLLTKIRLPLRNNERASVNQGLLIPALKVGDNNQIRFDFSFASTLASAQRDTCQTNLPVDVRAAIDENSVIDFSGFRHYLAMPNLYAFAGSAFPFSRMADLSETVVVVPSAPSAKQARLVLEVMSKMGAQIGYPALKIRIMDDWSAASQMDADLLLIGSLPQAIKERSDAHLLLHNTQTRLRQARVVGGSSDQKNSHLLQANQTEREPQSSVDVQSLAPMAAIIGLQSELYPQRSIVGLLASSDEDFNLLTHALNNPGLRENIKGSVALIRESGVSYHSAGTVYYVGELPWWEWLWYHLSERPLLLAAIAFFVVLILSVMLWHTLRLLARRRLEYDA; from the coding sequence ATGTTAAAGCCCTTGTTGTATAAGTTGCATGTGAGCCTTGTAGGCGTGCTATTTTGTTTTTTATATAACGCAGTACATGCGCAAACACTGGACGAGTCCTCACGGCAGATAGAAAGCATTGAGAGTGCTGTAATGCTAGGCAATTCAATTGCTGAAGCGCCAGTTTTAGCACCTTTGCGCAGCGATACTTACGCGCTAACCCAATTGGCACAGGGTGATAGTTATAAATTACTGGGTATAGATAACACGCAGCAACTGGAGTTTACGGTACGTCGTGACCAGCTTATAACGGATGCAGAGCTGGAATTAGTGTTTACCCCGTCGCCTGCTTTACTGCCAAGGCTTTCTCATTTGCGCGTGTACTTAAATGAGGAAATGATGGGTGTTATTCATATCGAGGCAGCAGATACAGGGCAGCAGGTGCGTAAAACGATTAAGTTAGATCCTCGCATGATGATCACTTTTAACCGTATACGTTTAGAGTTTGTAGGGCACTACACCGAAATTTGTGAGGACTTAGCGCACTCTTCATTGTGGTTAGATATCAGTAAAAAAACTCAGATACGGATCAATCAGCAAGCCTTAGCAATTACCAATGATTTGTCTTTTTTTCCAGAACCCTTTTTTGATGCGGGTGATATGCAGGCGCAAGAGCTGCCTTTTGTCTTTGCAGGTGCGCCAAGCAATCAACAAATGCAAGCAGGTACAATCCTTTCATCTTACTTTGGAACGCAGGCACAATGGCGCGATATCAGTTTCCCCGTGCATTACAGTACTTTACCTGAGCAGCATGCCATTGTTTTTGCAACGAATGTGCAACGCCCTGAGTTCTTGAAGGATTACCCACAAGTAAGCGGGCCTGTTGTTGACCTCATTAGCCTGCCAGACAATCCGTATTATAAAATGCTATTGGTGTTAGGCAGAGATGATGACGACTTAATCACTGCAGCCTCTGCTCTTGCTATAGGCAATCCATTGTTTCGAGGGCAAAGTGTCAGCATCAATGAGGTGCAAAGCATAACGCCCCGTCAGCCTTACGATGCGCCGAACTGGGTCAGCACAGAGCGCCCTGTGTTTTTCTCAGAGCTGGTAAGTTACCCAGGCCAACTTGAGGTGTCTGGGCTTATTCCACGGCCCATTGCGCTGAATCTTAATTTGCCGCCAGATTTATTTATTTGGCGCAACAGTGGCATTCCCACATCAGTTATCTATCGCTATACGCCACCGTCGAAAACGGATGATTCACGATTAAATTTAAGCATCAATGATAATTTCATACATAGTTATAGCTTGCGGCCAAGTGATGAGCAGGGTTTGTTAACAAAAATCCGTTTGCCTTTAAGAAACAACGAAAGAGCCAGCGTCAATCAAGGATTGTTAATCCCAGCGCTCAAGGTTGGCGATAACAACCAAATTCGTTTTGATTTTTCATTTGCGAGTACGCTGGCAAGTGCGCAGCGTGATACTTGCCAAACAAACTTGCCGGTTGATGTGCGTGCTGCCATTGATGAAAACTCAGTTATCGATTTTTCAGGTTTTCGTCACTATTTAGCGATGCCGAACTTATATGCGTTTGCTGGCAGTGCTTTTCCGTTCAGCCGTATGGCTGATTTATCAGAAACGGTTGTTGTCGTGCCGTCTGCACCCAGTGCCAAGCAAGCGCGTTTAGTACTTGAGGTTATGAGCAAAATGGGCGCGCAAATTGGCTATCCTGCGCTAAAAATAAGAATCATGGATGACTGGTCAGCAGCCAGTCAAATGGATGCGGATCTGCTGCTTATAGGTAGCTTGCCGCAAGCCATTAAGGAACGATCTGATGCGCACTTGCTCTTGCACAATACGCAAACACGCTTACGTCAAGCACGCGTGGTAGGGGGGAGCTCTGATCAAAAAAATAGCCATCTACTGCAAGCTAACCAAACAGAACGAGAGCCTCAGTCGTCTGTAGATGTGCAATCTTTAGCGCCTATGGCAGCTATTATCGGTTTACAGTCAGAGCTCTATCCGCAGCGCAGTATTGTGGGTTTGTTGGCGAGCAGTGATGAAGATTTCAACTTGTTAACTCATGCACTAAACAACCCGGGGCTGCGTGAAAATATCAAAGGCTCTGTTGCGCTAATTCGAGAGTCTGGCGTGAGTTATCACAGTGCTGGGACTGTTTATTACGTGGGCGAGTTGCCGTGGTGGGAGTGGCTTTGGTACCACTTGTCTGAGCGTCCTTTATTACTAGCGGCTATAGCGTTTTTTGTGGTTTTAATTCTATCTGTGATGCTTTGGCACACACTTCGTCTGCTTGCGCGTAGACGCCTAGAGTATGATGCGTAG
- the bcsA gene encoding UDP-forming cellulose synthase catalytic subunit: protein MIQRHKLPELSQQYRNARGQQMGSITAALFVCVKMLAYMFLRLEDQAWQQLWQRYQPWFKHLTQRPYQPADPLRYTLQVIWLVFVRIPTAQTVWYVAYLKKTRSRILRWRRYLGRFLARGIKPAVAQSPLRHAFANPRHLMQHIAKSRLKKAIFYVFVAVLMCLAVLLVTQPFSLLAQFIFVVLLWGAAMLVRRIPGRFPTLLLIVLSLTVSARYIWWRYTSTLNWNSNVDLLFGLILLAAETYSWVVLVMSYIQTAWPLDRKVAPLPADRALWPTVDLMIPTYNEDLSVIKPTVYAALGMDWPADKLRIHLLDDGRRDALREFAEEAGIGYIVRTGNRHAKAGNLNNALQQTEADLVAIFDCDHVPSRSFLQLTVGWFLRDEKLALVQTPHHFFSADPFERNLDHYGKQPNENALFYGLIQDGNDLWNAAFFCGSCAVLKRSAVESIGGFAVETVTEDAHTALRLHRAGYNSAYLRIPMAAGLATESLSAHIGQRIRWARGMAQIFRTDNPMLGKGLNLFQRLCYVNAMMHFLAGIPRIIYLTAPLAFLLFHSYIIYAPAIAIMLYVLPHMIHASITNSATQGAYRRTFWGEIYETVLSWYIARPTTVALFSPNKGQFNVTEKGGLIEHEYFDWKMAKPYVLLALLNFLGVAFGIWRLWSGPVDEHATVIITMLWVAYNLIVLGAAVGVAAEVRQTRHSHRITTNLPVDLIDTDGYMYSGTLTDYSDAGVGVKLADTALLKVGALVDLILVRGARQFSFPGRVSRSIDESVGIHFKTLSKQQQIDFVQCTFARADAWLTHNRDFSLDRPMQSFIDVVLLSVSGYQHLAKYLPFPLSRLVKWLTQLVAWVLSFLPRNHPITY, encoded by the coding sequence TCAGCCTTGGTTTAAACACTTGACGCAGCGGCCCTATCAGCCTGCAGATCCGCTGCGCTATACCCTGCAGGTGATATGGTTAGTGTTTGTGCGCATCCCTACAGCGCAAACAGTTTGGTATGTTGCCTATTTAAAAAAAACAAGGTCGAGAATATTGCGCTGGCGTCGTTATCTGGGGCGCTTTTTAGCACGAGGGATTAAACCTGCAGTAGCGCAGAGCCCATTACGTCATGCTTTTGCGAATCCGCGCCACTTAATGCAGCATATCGCAAAAAGCCGGCTCAAAAAGGCGATTTTTTATGTGTTTGTTGCGGTGCTGATGTGTTTAGCCGTGCTTTTGGTAACACAGCCGTTTAGTCTCTTGGCCCAATTCATCTTTGTAGTGCTGCTTTGGGGAGCAGCAATGCTGGTGCGGCGCATCCCCGGACGTTTTCCAACTTTATTATTGATTGTATTATCTCTGACGGTATCGGCGCGCTATATTTGGTGGCGTTATACTTCCACTTTAAACTGGAATAGCAATGTCGACCTGCTCTTTGGGCTCATTTTGTTGGCTGCCGAGACGTATTCTTGGGTTGTTTTGGTCATGAGTTATATTCAAACGGCCTGGCCACTAGATCGTAAAGTTGCCCCATTACCTGCAGACCGAGCGCTCTGGCCAACGGTTGACTTGATGATTCCTACCTATAATGAAGACCTCAGTGTTATCAAGCCGACTGTGTATGCTGCGCTGGGTATGGATTGGCCGGCAGATAAGTTACGCATTCATCTACTTGATGATGGTCGCCGTGATGCCCTGCGTGAGTTTGCTGAGGAAGCGGGCATTGGTTATATCGTACGAACGGGTAATCGCCATGCAAAGGCTGGCAACCTGAACAATGCTTTGCAGCAAACAGAGGCTGATCTTGTGGCCATTTTTGATTGCGATCATGTCCCTAGTCGTTCTTTTTTACAATTAACCGTTGGCTGGTTTTTGCGTGATGAAAAATTAGCATTGGTGCAGACACCGCATCACTTTTTCTCCGCTGATCCGTTTGAGCGTAACCTTGATCACTACGGTAAACAGCCCAATGAAAATGCGCTTTTTTATGGCTTGATTCAAGACGGTAATGACTTGTGGAATGCGGCGTTCTTTTGTGGCTCTTGTGCAGTCTTAAAGCGTAGTGCGGTTGAGTCGATTGGTGGTTTTGCGGTAGAAACTGTCACTGAAGATGCCCATACCGCTTTGCGTTTGCATCGTGCAGGCTATAATTCCGCGTATCTACGAATTCCGATGGCGGCGGGTTTAGCCACAGAAAGCCTTTCAGCACACATTGGACAACGTATTCGCTGGGCGCGCGGCATGGCGCAAATTTTCCGCACGGATAATCCCATGCTTGGCAAGGGCTTAAACCTATTCCAGCGCTTGTGTTACGTCAATGCGATGATGCATTTTCTTGCAGGCATACCGCGTATTATTTATTTAACTGCACCACTGGCTTTCTTATTGTTCCACTCCTATATTATTTACGCACCAGCAATCGCCATTATGCTTTATGTGCTGCCACATATGATCCATGCCAGCATAACCAACTCTGCCACTCAGGGAGCATATAGACGCACCTTTTGGGGTGAAATCTATGAAACTGTTTTGTCTTGGTATATCGCAAGGCCAACCACTGTTGCACTCTTTTCGCCTAATAAAGGTCAGTTTAATGTGACAGAAAAAGGCGGTTTGATTGAGCATGAATATTTTGACTGGAAGATGGCCAAGCCTTATGTGCTCTTAGCGCTGCTTAATTTTTTAGGAGTGGCTTTTGGTATTTGGCGGCTGTGGAGCGGCCCCGTGGATGAACACGCCACCGTCATCATTACCATGCTGTGGGTTGCGTATAACTTAATTGTGTTAGGTGCCGCTGTTGGTGTGGCTGCGGAAGTGCGACAAACTCGACATAGTCACCGAATTACCACCAATTTGCCTGTCGATCTGATTGATACAGATGGCTACATGTATAGCGGCACCTTAACTGATTATTCAGATGCAGGGGTGGGAGTAAAACTGGCTGATACGGCATTGCTTAAGGTGGGTGCCCTCGTTGATTTGATCTTGGTGCGCGGTGCACGACAATTTAGCTTCCCAGGTCGTGTGAGTCGCAGCATAGATGAGAGTGTTGGTATTCATTTTAAAACCCTGAGCAAGCAACAGCAAATTGATTTTGTGCAGTGTACCTTTGCTCGAGCGGATGCTTGGTTAACCCATAATCGTGATTTTTCACTTGACCGGCCGATGCAAAGTTTTATTGATGTTGTCTTACTAAGTGTGTCGGGCTATCAGCACTTAGCTAAATATTTACCTTTTCCGCTGAGTAGGCTTGTTAAGTGGCTTACTCAGTTGGTGGCATGGGTGCTGTCTTTTTTACCACGTAATCACCCCATTACTTACTAA